One genomic segment of Desmodus rotundus isolate HL8 chromosome 5, HLdesRot8A.1, whole genome shotgun sequence includes these proteins:
- the LOC112312774 gene encoding olfactory receptor 2D3 — translation MGEENQTYVTEFIFLGLSQDPQTQVLLFFLFLIIYLLTVLGNLLIIILIHIDSRLHTPMYFFLRNLSFADLCFSTTTVPQVLVHFLVKKKTISFAGCSTQIVVLLLVGCTECALLAVMSYDRYVAVCKPLHYSTIMTHWVCVQLATGSWASGAFVSLVDTIFTLHLPYQGNNIINHFFCEPPALLKLASADTYSTEMAIFAMGVVILLAPVSLILVSYWNIISTVIQMQSKEGRLKVFSTCGSHLIVVVLFYGSAIFAYMRPNSKIMNERDKMISVFYSMVTPMLNPVIYSLRNKDVKGALRRMTIK, via the coding sequence ATGGGAGAAGAAAACCAAACCTATGTGACTGAATTTATCTTCCTGGGCCTTTCACAGGATCCACAGACACAAgtcctgcttttcttcctttttctcatcaTCTACCTGCTGACTGTGCTGGGAAATCTGCTTATCATTATTCTCATTCACATAGACTCCAGACTCCATACACCCATGTACTTTTTCCTTAGAAACTTGTCTTTTGCTGATCTCTGTTTTTCTACTACGACAGTCCCTCAGGTGCTAGTCCACTTcctggtaaagaaaaaaaccatttCCTTTGCTGGATGCTCAACACAGATAGTTGTATTACTTCTGGTTGGCTGTACAGAGTGTGCACTACTGGCAGTGATGTCCTATGACCGGTATGTGGCTGTCTGCAAGCCCCTGCACTACTCCACCATCATGACGCATTGGGTATGTGTCCAGCTGGCTACAGGGTCCTGGGCTAGTGGAGCATTTGTGTCTCTGGTGGACACCATATTCACATTGCATCTGCCCTACCAAGGAAACAACATCATTAACCATTTTTTTTGTGAACCTCCTGCACTCCTGAAGCTGGCTTCAGCAGACACCTACAGCACTGAAATGGCCATCTTTGCAATGGGTGTGGTCATCCTCCTAGCTCCTGTCTCCCTGATCCTTGTCTCCTACTGGAATATTATCTCCACTGTGATCCAGATGCAGTCCAAGGAGGGCCGGCTGAAGGTCTTTTCTACCTGTGGTTCCCACCTCATTGTCGTTGTCCTCTTTTATGGCTCAGCGATATTTGCCTACATGAGGCCAAACTCCAAGATAATGAATGAAAGGGATAAAATGATCTCTGTGTTCTACTCAATGGTGACACCCATGCTGAATCCCGTCATTTATAGTCTGAGGAACAAGGATGTCAAAGGGGCTCTCAGGAGAATGACTATAAAATAG